In the Equus przewalskii isolate Varuska chromosome 18, EquPr2, whole genome shotgun sequence genome, GGGAGAAGATACCTCCCTGTGGGTTTAGTACTAACACCAGCCTAGAGTGTTCTAAATCCTCCTTAgacccttctccccttcccctcatCACTATAAATGTTAATAGAACGACCACTAAACATCTTCTAGAGCAAACCCCTCACTCTGCAGAGgaataaactgaggcccagagaggtaactGAGTTGTGCAGCGCCGTATATTGAATCTGTAGCAGAATCAGGACCAGAACAGCcttttccccactcccaccccatgtgccctcctcccacccccaaccagcTCCACTAAAGGAAGGCAGAGCTGCGGAAGGAGAACTGCAGGTAGAcgaggagcaggcagagggaggcCCAGAAGAGGCACCAGCGAAGGGAGAAAAAGTTGTAGCCCGAGCCCTCCAGGGCCCCTGGCTTGGAAGCACCAGCGAAAGCGTAGGTCGCCTCCTCCTCCAGAAGCTTCTCGCTGGGCTTCCAATGCACGATGCCCTCCTGGCAGGCCTCGCAGAACTCGCTGCGGTGCTGCCCGCTGTCTGGGCGGCTGGCCACGTGGATACGGTACTGGCCGCCATCCTCCTCGTAGCACTGCTCACGCAGGCTGGTGATGAGGTTGTCCACCAGGCTCTCGATGTTCTCCTCCAGCATGCTGGACTCGTCCAGCCGCGAGGTGCCGCACTCGTAGCACAGCTGCTTGAAGACGCGCATGCGCACGGAGCCCGTCCGCTGGGCGCGGTCCAGGTGCATGTGGAAGAGGATGACCACGTGGGCCGACTGCCAGGTATGCCAGCACCAGGAGCAGTGGAACCTGCGGGGAGGGttgggagagatggagaaggtGGGCCTCCCTCCCAGCAACAACCAGCCCTGGAGGAGCCTGTAAGGGAGGGGCCCACTGTGCCTGTACCTGGAAGTGGAGGGGGAGTGTTTacgcccccgcccccgctcccGGGTTCTTTAGCGCTCCGGCCTGCcggccccacctcctcctggtgAGCTCCGCTGAGCCTGGAGCGCCTCCTCAGGAGCCTGGCGCTGCAGTGACCTGGCTTCCAGGAGTGCTCTAAAGCCTGCCTCCTGTGCGCCCTCCCGTGGCCTCAGCTCCCCTCAAACCTTACGTATTCAGAACATGCTCCTGGACACTGCACATGTGCCTGGACACTGCACAGAGGCCTCTCCCCCGGTCTGGGCcttatttctcatctgtgaaatgcaggGTGATGGTGTCCAGTAAGAGTCCTTTCTCTCAGACCTCCCATTATTCTGCTAACGGGGATAACCAGCACGTCTCTCTCATGCATCCTGCCTGCTGTGGGGAAAAGAGGAGATACCTCCAACTGTGCCAAGCACAGACCGCTGAGAATAACTCCGAGAATAACCACCAAGAATCCGCTGGATAGACGGGTGGATGGGTGATGGGCCAGCAGCGGGAGGATTACAGCGTCTGCTCCCTGCACCTTCGCAAAGAACACTCTCTTTGGATTTGTCCCTTGACAAATCCTCCCAGGTTCTAGTCTAGCCCTGCAGTAGAGACTAAAAAAGCGGATCCTGATCTGcatccccctccacacacatgcacacttacaTACACAGAGGCCGTTTTGTCTAACCTGGGCCCTCTAGAGACACAGCCTCAAGAAACATGGAGGTAAATGGCCTGGGACTCATCTAGCCAAACCCCACTCCCTCAGCCCCCACGCAGTGCTTGCACACCTTCAGTGATGGAGCACTCACTATCTCCAGGGCAGTTCTTTCCATCCTTCTTGCAGGCCCTTGTCACAGAGGCTTTACAGACAGTCGAGAGTCCCATGGACTGAGTCTG is a window encoding:
- the RTP2 gene encoding receptor-transporting protein 2; this translates as MSTSLTTCEWKKVFYEKMEVAKPADSWELIIDPNLKPNELAPGWKQYLEQHASGRFHCSWCWHTWQSAHVVILFHMHLDRAQRTGSVRMRVFKQLCYECGTSRLDESSMLEENIESLVDNLITSLREQCYEEDGGQYRIHVASRPDSGQHRSEFCEACQEGIVHWKPSEKLLEEEATYAFAGASKPGALEGSGYNFFSLRWCLFWASLCLLLVYLQFSFRSSAFL